A window of Bacteroidales bacterium contains these coding sequences:
- a CDS encoding shikimate kinase, with protein MRIFLTGYMGSGKSTLGKRLANKLKLDFIDLDEYFEQKFRTSITLFFERYGEDSFRKLEHEVLKEVIEKHGKIVISTGGGTPCFFNNIDLMNRNGTTVYLKLPPAVLASRLSNSPFRYRRPKLKGLDKKELLETVTSHLIEREKFYNQAKVIIDVFEMKTDDILSQLLMHENPE; from the coding sequence ATGAGAATATTCTTAACCGGTTATATGGGTAGCGGGAAATCCACACTTGGCAAGAGACTTGCAAACAAGTTGAAGCTGGATTTCATTGACCTGGATGAATATTTCGAGCAAAAATTCCGTACAAGCATCACTCTATTTTTTGAACGCTACGGCGAAGATTCCTTTCGCAAGCTTGAACACGAAGTGCTGAAGGAAGTAATTGAAAAACACGGCAAAATTGTGATCTCAACAGGTGGAGGCACGCCTTGTTTCTTCAATAATATAGATTTGATGAACCGTAATGGAACTACCGTTTACCTAAAACTTCCGCCGGCAGTACTTGCCAGCCGCCTCAGCAACTCACCTTTCCGTTACCGGAGGCCAAAGCTGAAGGGGCTTGATAAAAAAGAGTTGCTGGAAACGGTAACAAGCCACCTGATCGAAAGAGAAAAATTTTACAATCAGGCAAAAGTGATTATTGATGTGTTTGAGATGAAAACAGATGATATTCTGAGCCAACTGTTGATGCACGAAAATCCTGAGTGA